A genomic window from Salvelinus namaycush isolate Seneca chromosome 21, SaNama_1.0, whole genome shotgun sequence includes:
- the ighmbp2 gene encoding DNA-binding protein SMUBP-2 has translation MEVECFVSKTLELLQEEREAEIEETRLWQENVSLKDLQSKGVCLLKLQIGSQSTGLYGRSLLLLEPRKHMGVSVLPSNNFGPGDIVGLYDLDGCTPSSQLCTGVVTRISQSAVTVACEDSPDGLNLDTDALYNLMKLANDVTYKRMKKALNTLNGYSSGPASDLISVLFGYSEPGSISQPHDLCFLNTGLDESQRQAVSFALSQREVAVIHGPPGTGKTTTVVEIILQVVKRGQKVLCCAGSNVAVDNLVERLAKAKAKVLRLGHPARLLESIQKHSLDAVLAHSDNTNIIADIRKDIDKAFMGMKKMKDKRDRIHLKREVGELRKELRTREATAIAEVLKRADVVLATNTGANDGGPLKNLPVDHFDWVVIDECAQALESSCWIALLRGRKCILAGDYKQLPPTIKSHTAASKGLSVSLMERLIQKYGDSVVRMLTVQYRMNSNIMTWASEQMYQGQLTAHSSVEKHLLKDLPGVASVEETSTPLLLIDTAGCGLSEMEVTDEQSKGNQGEVDIVELHIKALTEAGVKPKDIAVIAPYNLQVHLLRQRLSARHPDLEIKSVDGFQGREKEAVVLTLVRSNRKGEIGFLAEDRRINVAVTRARRHLALVCDTQTVQTHGFLKTLIDHMTQHGDVRTAFEYLRDIVPQNYTRDHRDTKSSNTTASSSSSTSNKQKGRGQAGSKVEPGHKKTSGGNKTQGGQPQTDPGTHSQARRSTPTEEEQRLTQIKYLEIKGQVEWFLQDPDQTELRFPSTLNSHDRLLVHQVAEELGLNHESQGEGKDRCITVSRPPTGPNEAGEEEEQQALQPAAVLEEDRVTGPPVGQPAAVLEEDRVTGPPVGHPAAVLEEDSVTGPPVGQPAAPVDLKTLHLERMRREQERREQKKHLETVRTAGQTQTAKKAKAKGKTKKTKAGACEIAAAATADDDFDTLIDAVVKAERVCSFVKCKTLVIYLGQLCLFCNRQYCLGHHIPEVHGCGDQARANARMRISKEGVLYAGSGHKNKSVDPNKKAYLHRKLDSKLKDMEKQRKTKPKENDNN, from the exons ATGGAGGTGGAATGCTTTGTGTCCAAGACCCTAGAGCTCCTtcaggaggagagagaagcagagatcgAGGAGACAAG GCTATGGCAGGAGAATGTCTCTCTGAAAGATCTCCAGAGTAAAGGTGTTTGTCTTCTGAAGCTGCAGATAGGAAGCCAGTCAACTGGCCTTTATGGAAGATCACTCCTTCTTCTAGAACCCAGAAAACACATGGGCGTCTCTGTGCTACCTAGCAACAACTTTGGACCCG GAGACATAGTGGGTCTGTATGACCTGGATGGCTGTACGCCGTCCTCCCAGCTGTGTACTGGTGTAGTGACCCGCATCAGTCAGTCAGCGGTAACCGTGGCCTGTGAGGACTCGCCGGACGGACTCAACCTGGACACAGACGCTCTgtacaacctcatgaagctggctaaCGATGTCACATACAAACGCATGAAAAA GGCCTTGAACACTCTGAATGGGTACAGCAGTGGACCAGCCTCGGATTTGATCAGCGTTCTCTTCGGCTACTCAGAACCTGGCTCTATATCACAACCAC ATGATCTGTGTTTCCTGAACACTGGTCTGGATGAGTCTCAGAGACAGGCGGTGTCGTTTGCGCTGTCTCAGAGAGAGGTAGCTGTAATACACGGGCCACCAGGCACTGGCAAGACAACCACTGTGGTGGAAATCATCCTGCAAGTGGTCAAACGGGGACAGAAG GTCCTGTGCTGTGCTGGTTCTAACGTGGCCGTGGATAACCTGGTAGAGCGCCTGGCTAAGGCCAAAGCTAAGGTCCTGAGACTGGGTCACCCTGCCCGCCTGCTAGAGTCCATTCAGAAACACTCGCTAGACGCCGTCCTCGCTCACAGTGACAACACCAACATCATCGCTGACATACGCAAAGATATCGACAAAGCTTTT ATGGGGATGAAGAAGATGAAGGACAAACGAGATCGGATCCACCTGAAGAGGGAGGTAGGAGAGCTGAGGAAAGAGCTGAGGACCAGGGAAGCTACAGCCATTGCTGAGGTCCTCAAACGCGCTGATGTGGTTCTAGCTACTAACACAG gtgCTAATGATGGTGGCCCTCTGAAGAACCTACCTGTAGACCATTTTGACTGGGTGGTGATCGATGAGTGTGCCCAGGCGTTGGAGAGCTCATGCTGGATCGCTCTGCTCCGAGGCAGGAAGTGTATCCTGGCTGGAGACTACAAGCAGCTGCCACCCACCATCAAGTCTCACAC GGCTGCGTCTAAaggcctgtctgtcagcctgatGGAGAGGTTGATCCAGAAGTATGGAGACTCCGTAGTCAGGATGCTGACAGTGCAGTACCGCATGAACAGTAACATCATGACCTGGGCCTCAGAACAGATGTACCAGGGGCAACTCACCGCACACAGCTCAGTGGAGAAACACCTGCTCAA AGATCTCCCAGGAGTAGCCAGTGTTGAAGAGACCagcacccctctcctcctcatagACACAGCAGGCTGTGGGCTTAGTGAGATGGAGGTGACAGACGAACAGTCCAAAGGAAACCAAG GTGAGGTGGACATTGTGGAACTGCACATCAAAGCGTTGACTGAAGCTGGGGTGAAACCTAAAGACATCGCTGTTATTGCCCCTTACAATCTGCAG GTGCATCTCCTGCGTCAGCGTCTCTCAGCCAGACATCCCGATCTGGAGATCAAGTCTGTCGACGGCTTCCAGGGCAGAGAGAAGGAGGCTGTGGTGCTGACCTTGGTCAGATCTAACAGGAAAG GTGAGATAGGGTTCTTAGCTGAAGACCGGAGGATCAACGTGGCTGTGACTCGAGCCAGACGTCACCTGGCCCTGGTGTGTGACACACAGACCGTCCAGACCCACGGCTTCCTCAAGACCCTCATCGATCACATGACCCAGCACGGAGACGTACGCACCGCCTTTGAGTACCTGCGG GACATTGTGCCCCAGAACTACACCAGAGACCACCGAGATACCAAGTCCAGCAACACTACCGCTAGCAGCTCCTCATCCACCTCCAACAAGCAGAAGGGCAGAGGTCAGGCTGGGAGCAAGGTGGAGCCAGGACACAAGAAGACCTCTGGGGGGAACAAGACCCAGGGAGGACAGCCCCAGACAG ATCCCGGCACACACAGCCAAGCCAGACGTTCCACCCCCACGGAGGAGGAGCAGAGACTGACCCAGATAAAATACCTGGAAATCAAGGGCCAGGTGGAGTGGTTCCTACAGGACCCAGACCAGACGGAGCTACGGTTTCCCTCGACCCTCAACTCCCACGACCGCCTGCTCGTACACCAG GTTGCAGAGGAGCTGGGCCTGAACCATGAGAGCCAGGGAGAGGGAAAGGACAGATGCATCACTGTCTCCAGACCCCCGACAGGGCCTAACGAGGCTGGGGAAGAAGAGGAGCAACAAGCCCTACAACCAGCAGCCGTCCTGGAGGAAGACAGGGTTACAGGGCCTCCTGTAGGGCAACCGGCAGCCGTCCTGGAGGAAGACAGGGTTACAGGGCCTCCTGTAGGGCACCCGGCAGCCGTCCTGGAGGAAGACAGTGTTACAGGGCCTCCTGTAGGGCAACCGGCAGCACCTGTAGATCTCAAGACTTTACATCTGGAACGAATGAGACgggagcaggagaggagggagcagaAGAAGCATCTAGAGACCGTCCGTACAGCAGGACAGACTCAGACTGCTAAGAAGGCCAAGGcaaaag GAAAGACCAAAAAGACCAAAGCGGGTGCCTGTGAGATCGCTGCGGCTGCGACGGCGGACGATGATTTTGACACCCTTATAGATGCCGTGGTGAAGGCAGAACGTGTCTGTAGTTTTGTCAAGTGTAAAACGTTAGTCATTTATCTGGGACAACTCTGTCTGTTCTGCAACAGACAATACTGCCTCGGTCACCACATACCTGAG GTCCATGGGTGTGGAGACCAAGCCAGGGCCAA